The sequence ATTTGAAAACACAAAATGGTTGATCTTGCCTTCGTGGTGTATTAGTGTTCTTTATAACCTTTTAGAAGAGTGCAGTGGTTTCCTGGTGTTTTCTTCTTCAACCCACATGCTGCGACAGTGACAAGCGCTCCTCGCTTCATTTTGCAGTGATCTGGGCAGTAATAGTACACTACATCTCACTGACTTCTCCAGTGGGAACACACTACTTGCATACTAAGTACACACAGCTATAGGCACACATGCTGTAGGTTCAGTTCGGTTAGCGTGATAGAGCTGAGCTTGAGGTTtaatctgattttttatttcatttattttatttttttctaaatcctGTCTCACTTCATCTCTTCTTGTTCATCTATTTTCAGGAATTTAATAATGACATAATTACGCATGAGCTCAGCATGTGGTGTGCTGCACAAACACGGTGTCTGATATCAATAAtgtagattagatttttttttcttttttttcttaatttaataAAGATCCACTCAATCGTGCAGCTGATTGATGATACTCTGCGCTAAGAATCTCGTTTAATGGAACAGAGGTTTAAGGTGAAGGGTACAGAAGATGAGAACACACATGAGATAATAGGTTTGGGGTGGaggtatttatttgtgtgtgtgtgtgtgtgtgtgtaagcaggcGGTAAGCAGACGAGGTTGAGTGTGTTTCTCCTCGGGGCATTTTCAATTTGGACGTGTCCTGTGACACATTTGTcctctgtatgtttttttttgtgtgtgtaagagagagacagagacacagacagacagacagagagagagtgtgcatgtgtatatgtgagacacagagagagagagagagagagagcgagagtgagagagagagagagagagagagagagatagtgtgtgtgtgtgtatgtatgtgtgtgtgtgtgcatgttgggtatgtgtatgtgtatgtatgtgtgtgtgtgtgtgtgtgtgtgtgtgggtgggtgggtgtgtgtgtgtgggtgggtatgtgtatgtatgtgtgtgtgtgtcaccatgTGAAAAATGTTGCTGTGATGCAGTATTTTCATCATTCCTGTGCAGGCTGCTGAATATAATGCTAGACTGGCagttctgtgtttttctcttatttctctcGAGATTTAAACTGTTAGTCCTATAAGAAACAACCCCTACAGTTTGTTCATTTCCAGTCGCGTGTCCACGTTAATGAACCAGAGGAGTATTTTTTCAGGTCGTCGAtcatactgaaatattttgcATGAAAAGTCACGAGCAGCACGATGTCCGAGCCGAGGCTTGTTCCCACAGCTTTAATCATCACTGTGGTGTGCAGACAATGTTACAGACTGAGAAGCCAGAAGCTACTTAGGACTGTGGGAATGTGAGATAACATGGGAATAATAGGCAAATATAGCTGTGGGTCTTTAGATCTAAATTAAGAAGCCAACTCATACATCTCAAAGCCACAAACTTTTGCCTCTCGtgcaagaggaagaggaggaggtagAGTATGGGGTCCTCTGTGGAGGTGGAGTTCACGATTAGCACGTTCGATTGAATCTAATCAGACTCCTCCAATCTGACtcctgtgaaataaataaataaatacagtttataTGTACAATACGCTTTCAAAAGGCAACTTTAGATTTAGACAAGGGATACAGATGTTAACAGATGTTGGCATGAATCAGTTGTCAGTTTCCAGATGGAAGCTAACCTTTTTCATAGTCTGTTTTTCCGGAATCTTTTTAAGGGGCTTAATGTGATAAAATGCACAATAATAGTGTTTCATGGAtgtggagcgagtgtgtgattgtgtttttcCAAATCAAATTCCCGACTGGATTCGTGTGTGTCCCTTCATAGCCCATCATTATATAAACTTTGCAGATGCTCCTCACTACAGACTACAGAAAACCCTCATTTATTGCCTACGCTTACTTTTACACGCTCTCTCTGACCTTCTCAGTAGTTTTCGACATCTTttccttgtctctctcttttagtcCTGGTGTTTCTGACTCAAAATATCTGGTGAGAACAGAGTAGTGTAAGACTTTAGATTAGATGCAACAGCGTAGGAATGAAGTAAGGACAAAAACACAATGAGGCATGCGATTACagtataggaaaataatcaatgtcaGGCTGGTGTGAAACGAGTTCATCCCAATTCGAAGTGAAGTCACTGTTAACACACTGAAGTTGATTATAttacagcaatttgccaatgattACATTTATCCAACCAATCGTATTCTGTACAGAGTCACagggagtctatcccagggatCTTGGAGAACAAGGTTGGGGACAGTGTGCCAAACTATcagaagacacaaacacacaccacggAACATTCTGAGATGACATGAAATAACATGGAACTGGAGGAGGAACCCTCTAAAACACAGAAAGAACACGCAAACTGGTTGgtgtagctcaagtggttaaagctctgggatGTTGATggcaagccccagcactgccacgctgccactgttgggcccttgagcaaggccctcaatgCCCCATGTTCCAGCGGTgatgcatcatggctgaccctgagctctgaccccatcccacaaggatgggatatgtaaagaaagaatttcactgtgcagtaatgtatatgtgacaaataaaggctatttaacTGTTCATAAACTCAAACACCCCAAAGGTCTGAAGCAAACAAACTAAGCTCCCATAAATTATTgcaatttttattaattaatggattttaataataatattgtggaACTTCCATGGAACTAATTCATTCCTATTATCACTTCTATTGTACCTCACATCCCTCaccatttttcttctctttcgaagttaataagagaaaataagacCCAGGGTTTTTCACGTTAACAAGAAAGCACATAACCCACtctgaattcaattcaattattattatttttttcatgtagCGCTGTTAACAATGCACATTgtcataaagcagctttacttATTCAGAATATAAACGATAAAATTTTACAATCTCTAATtagaggtgatgatggtgagaaaAAAACTCTTCCTCAGCACACACctgatagtgtgattataaattatttctacaatatatatatatatatagtcaattgcagttgtgtaaccaggagttTTTGAGCACAAGCATAATTTTTGAAATCATTCCACTTTTAACTCTAAGCAATCCCATATATCTCCATTATCAATCCAGggccatcctcatcctcatcctcagcaGCATGGTGGATCCTCCAAATAGCAAGACCCCAAAcccctgaagactttcctgtgttagAAAAGTCACGGCTTTACCTAAGACGCTGACACTGGACCCTCCTACCGAAAATACTTTACAGAAACTTTCATAATTTCACGTTTCTGTGCTGCTGTACGTCTTTTATCCAATGCCTTCTTGCCTGGAGGCTAGGACTAGTGTAGATAGTTCAACATTCTCTCCGTGGTATTTTACAGGATAGATTTAATACTGATTGTCACATGTGTTTGTTTAGGTGTCAGCGTTATCTCAATGGTATCATCTCCTATCATTCTTTAGGAGAAATAATTAGATTGGATTAAAGGATTTCACTGCATCACCTGGAAACTTGTTACCTAGAAACTTCGTTAATGGTTCAGAAAAAAGAGGGATGGAAATCTTTCTCCACATCTCAAAAATGCGTTAAAGTACATTCTCTTCAAATTAATTAAGATATCAAAGTACAAGTGTACATCTTTGCTGAAATCTCTAAGGAGATCTCAGATATAAAAATGACTGGGgtgttattttttctctctctctctctctggagcaAAACCTTAAGCAGACATCACAGTCTCCCTTTTCTTTCCATCAGATTTCATTACTGTCTAGGAGAAATTTATAGAGATAATATAtatagtcttttttttattctatttctcATTTTTCCATAAGAAAGGCATGGCAGTTGCTGGAAGGTTTCTAGTGATGCGCAGGGTCTTGCATTAGTGAGGATGATTTATAGAAAAGTCTGATCTTGTcatgactatatatatatgtatttttaagCTTAAGCAATAAGTATTCCTTCCGTCTCCGGAACATTTATCATGCAGGCGCACATGAGGTACAATTTCCTTTTGTCAGTTACTTTCTAATGTTTACATAATCCCCAGAAGATAAGTCACgcatcttatatatatatttaacgaaatcatattacatttaaaaacctTGACGTTTTTTTTGAGATGCTCGACACTTGCAAAACACTTTGGTAGTCAATGGTAGCTTACAGCTTGTATGTGGGTGTAGCTGGAAAACCTTCTGACTGTAATCTGGCTTCTCTGAAAACtgtaagagaaaagaataaagacTATAGAGAGATAGCCAGAAGCTGGATTTTTTCTAACCGTGACCAAAGATGCCaagatgaacagaaaagcagaTATTAGGATGTGATGTTCCTTGGAGCATTGCACTCTGAGAGTATAAAGGGAGTCAGAAGCGGCTTTGGAGAAGTAGATAAGGTTAAGggaaatattttattctgtgtgtCGCAGGCtataggaaaaaagaaaaaaaatctccctgAAAGGGTCTGCCTTTAATCCATCCCATCCCCCCATCACCACACTTGCTCCTCTGTATCATcagtatgaaatcatttcatAGTGTCTCACAATTTCACCCCCTTTCCACCTCTCACCCTGCTGTAAGGACATTAACCCGTCATTCTGTCCTCCCTCCTAATCGCTGACCCAATTTAGGGGAATGAGGGGTAAGAGGggtccattgtgtgtgtgtgtgtgtgtgtgcgcatgtgtgtgtgtgttccacagagaggaaagaggaggaaACGCATGCAACCCCCCACCCACTTCATTGTACAagccgctcacacacactcacacacactgcagtcccaCATGGTTGTCAGATATAGTGCGTATAAATGTGGGGGTCCATTTGCTTCCTGGTTTTAAGGTCAATGGCGACTGATCTCAGGGCTTGTTGTAAAAgaatgaaaaggaaagagacagaaagaagagcAGGGAGATGAAAGGAAAAGGGGTGGAGAGGCAGACACAAAGAGGAGAGGCAGAGGAAGCGGGGATACCCGAGTGTATGTAAGTACATAGTTtggtgcgtgtgtatgtgtgtgtgagtgtgtgtcatttGAGTTGTGTGTCAGGACGTGCCATATGTTACATGCTTCTGGTTGAAATATCATTCTGTTTGATGGCACAGGGAGCATTCTCTTATCCAAAtccattcccacacacacacacacacacacttctagtTGTAGAGTagatgtatatacacacagagtGCATATGTTGCCTCATTCGTTTTCCCTTTTCATTCTTGGCGCTGCACGATTTCCGTAAATGGTCAGGAATTCTATTTTTAGTCCATTCTGCTTAACACAACAAGATCTGTTCATACCTCTAAAGAAACAATGCAAAGAATATTCCAGTTCAGTTGAGGTGAAagggtttctttctttctttctttctttctttctttctttctttctttctttctttctttctttctttctttctttcacgcATAAAAAACAGTCACAGGTCATAATCTTGTTTTCCTTCATTCTACTACATGCATACACTCAACTCTACCCCAAAAGGAAATCAACTAAACCTTGGGTTTTATTTACAATCGAAATACCATGAGTTTATAGACCTTGAAATGCACCGTTCATTCATCTAGTAACCATCAGCATCCTGCAATATCCTGCGggtgtgtggggaaaaaaaatagacgaaaaacagagaaaaagttGTCGTTGTCGCTGTATGCCTTGCTGGACTACAGAAATAAGTCATCTGGCAAAAAAGACATATTATACAAATTTATGACGCAGACGAGGAAGTCGGTCGTTTTCATCTGTGATGCCCACTTAGGTTAAGATGATTGTAGCAAAGGGCAAAATGAATTCAGTTTATTATTCTGAAGCGGTGACGCTTTGTGGGAAGAGGGTAATGGAGCTAATTTGGAAAAGAGGAACATTAAGACTTCATGCTTAATGCAGTTAGAAGGACTAAGACACATCCCTCTGTAGTGATATTAGTGGAAGTGATGGTTTATGTTGTTGCTTGGTAGGAGTAAGGCAGATACGCAAAACCGTGTGACGTTTCCTACTATTGACTCAAATTCAAACAATACACTGAGCGATAAAATCAATAAGAATAATAACATACTAAGAATAGGATTCACTATACGGGGTAAGAAAAGGGAAGAAAGTATATGGAGATAATCTGGAAATGTATATACGACTGCAGATCGGCGGTAAAAGACTCCGCCCACTCCGGTAACACTCAGCTTGTTGCAATCAGGCAATCAGGCAACAGCCTCCGCAGTCTAAAACAGAGTGGCTCAGGAGGAGCGTCTTTCCCCATCAGACCCCTCGACACGGACCATGTCCATCTTATAAATCTCTCGGTATTCCTTAAAGACTCATTTATTCCATTATAATTCGGCACACTGCATTTTACTGTGACTACATGCCTGTTAATTCTGTAATATTTGCACATTCTGTACATAACTGCACATCATACTACTACATCTAACAAGTAACATATATGTCTGAGAGGAGAAGCCAGATTCCCCCCCCCACACTCTTACTCCAAgttctatactgtatacaaCTGCGTACGTGACAAATAAATCATCTTATAGTCTTAAATCTTGGAATCTTGAATTATTGTGAATGAAGTGCAGATGTGTGCGATATATGCCgtgcaaaacaaataaataaatacatttaaaaaaacctgtagaggtagtgtgtgttgagtagTAGACAAGTCATTAATTAATGGTGACTTTGTCCCGATGGTAATTCTGTGGTCTGTTCACCTTTTAAGAAGCAGCACGCTTCCATTATCCTGAGAGAGCGAGGCTGTGAAGGAGATGAAGACGGCTTACCAAAGCAGGTTAGCCCTGATGAGCGTTCTGCTGAGCATGTGCTCTTTCTGCTGTTCTTTACTGCCCAAGGGGAGGGCACAAGTGATGAgacaactctgtgtgtgtgtgtgtgtgtgtgtgtgtgtgtgtgctaaagaCACGTGGCAGGGCCAACTACAAGAATACATTCACTAAATGGACTCAGCAATTTTGAATGCACAGTGCTGGCTGCAAATTTTATAACACTGCATGAAAGACTGTAGAGTTACTTTCTGCCCTACAGTTTAGCTCAGGAGTCCCAAATAGAGTCTTTCATTTGGTAATATCAGTGTCATGTATGTCAGCTTTAGAGTAGGATATATTAGACGTGTAATAATCAGAAGATTTGGATTGATGCTTTCGGTTTTCATCCTTCATATTATCAAACAGATGTGTGAAAAAGGTTATGAGAATGACCCATAACTCATATATTTAACCCGTTTAACAGGAGTGTTACTATTCCTTACACTAGTTTTGAACTAGTTGTCttttttattatcttattaATAAACTGAACTAGTTATCTTTACTATTATCTTttccacacacccacaaacatcTTCCTTTAAAATTCCAGTATATTTAGATATTAGAAGTTCTTCACATTACAGTCTGTAGAATGTGTCTTTGtctgtttatgtatttaatctcgcttttttctcaaaaaaaataatacaaaaaaatgagaCTAATAATGTGACTCCGTCCACTAACGTGACTATTTATGTTTGTAGATGTACGGCatgtttaatgttgtgtgtgtgtgtgactcactttGCTAGGTCTTTAGTCACCTTCAGTGCAACTACTAGCACTCTTAGACACAGATGAGAGGTGAAGGGATGGCGGGGCCTGCTGGAAGGGAAGAGCTGGGAAGAACGGCAACACCATGCCCAAATTCAAAGCTCTCCTCTTAAGAGAAAACGTTAGAAAAGCCCCAGGACTCTCACTTCCGGCTTGTTTGGCCAAGTTCTTTAAGTGCACTTAAGGTTATCGGTCACTACAAGGCAGGAATACCACTGTAGCTGTTCTTTGTCtctgcttttttctctctcgctttacctctctctctctctctctctctctctctctccatcaaaaTGATATCTGTGTCCTGAATGCCCTGACATTTCTCAGACTTGTCCTTATATAGCCATCGCAATCAATACctttaatgttttattgtgaagcaaaatgtaaacatttagcTTGGAAAAATGAGTGGAGAGAAACCAGAGACTCTGTAAACACAGCGCAGAGCAGCGGCAAAGCCTGTATTTCTAGCAGAGGTatgaggtctgtgtgtgtgtgtgtgtgtgtgtgtgagagagagagagagagagagagagagaataatgctTCCAAGTAAATCTTTGTAATGAGTGGATGTGCTTAATAATGaataacacaatacacatttcAGTCAGGAAGTCATCTACTACTGCAGACCTGCACTGACTTGTCCTTGTTCTAACTAACCTATTTATTACATTGCTCACATAATTGTAGGAATTCTGGTTCTAATCAAAATCGAAGCAAACGTGTGTTCACGTAATATCACCAGTTCAAGCTTTGTTACATAATGAGAGTTGCAGTTATATAATTAGTGTATATCAAATTCGTGTTGTTCGCAATCTCTGCACTATAACTCATATTGTAACTTCATGACACAGTTAAGtaaataaacttaaaatttGCGTGTTGCCATGTCTTACAGCATGACCATGACATATTGTCATTAACGCGTATACCAAACCTGCTAACATCAGCAATGTATACAAAACCTATGTTTATCTTAACATATGCTCTCCTTCATTCactttcctccttctctcttgTAGAGTCTGTGAACTTAGTCATCTGGGACACTGTCGTCCGACGCCATGAGCTGGAGCTTCCTGACGCGTCTGCTGGAGGAGATTCAAAACCATTCCACGCCGGTGGGGAAACTCTGGCTGACAACATTGGTGGTGTTCCGCATTGTCCTGACGGCGGTGGGTGGAGAGTCCATCTACTATGACGAGCAGAGCAAGTTCGTGTGTAACTCAGGCCAGCCTGGCTGTGAAAATGTCTGCTACGACGCCTTTGCCCCGCTCTCGCATGTCCGCTTCTGGGTTTTCCAGATCATCTTCTCCGCCATGCCGTCACTCCTATACATGGGTTATGCAGCCAATAAGATTTCCCGGACCAAGGAGATGCCTGGGACGGAGAGGGATGGCGATTCAACAGAAGGTGGGTACACGCAACGGAGGCCAAGAAAGCTGTACTTCGGGGCACGTCAGCATCGAGCAGGGCACGAAAATTcaggggaggagagagaagaagacCCGATGATCTATGAGGTGCCTGAGATTGATAGTACGCGAAGGGAGCTTGTTCCACCGCGTCCCAAACCCAAAGAACGGCACGACGGGAGGCGACGCATTCAAGATGACGGTCTGATGCGAGTGTATGTACTGCAACTACTGACACGTTCAGCTCTGGAAGCGGCCTTCCTGGCCGGTCAGTATCTGCTGTATGGCTTTCATGTAGCACCCATctttgtgtgttcaggtgagccTTGCCCTCATCGTGTGGACTGCTTTGTTTCACGTCCCACAGAGAAGACCATCTTCTTGCGCATTATGTATGGAGTCAGCTGCCTCTGTTTGTTACTTAATGTATGGGAAATGATTCACCTTGGAGTGGGCACCATCAAAGACGCACTGCAAAAACGTCACACTGCCACGGCTGAAGAAGAATACCAACTGGGCCTGCTGAGGGCCGGGGACATGTCTGACCGAGTAAGCGGGCCAGCACTCAGTGAAGGAGAAATGGTGGACGATGTCGGGAGCAGAGTCAGGGAAGCGGACTACGTGGGTTATCCGTTCTCCTGGAGCACCCCATCTGCACCACCAGGCTATAACATAGTGATGAAGCCTGAAGCCCTGCCTTACACGGACCTAAGCAATGCCAAGATGGCATGCAAGCAGAACCGTGACAACATCGCACAAGAGGAGCAGCAGCAGTTTGGATCCAACGAGGACAACTTCCCTTCGGCGAGCGATGCTCGGCCACCACCGATCAACGAGGACGCTGTCCAGTTAGAGGCAGCTATTCAGGCTTATGCCCTCCAACACAATGCTGGCAACAGCCGTAATGAAATGCAGGACAACCACAATAATGATGATAAGCCACAAAGTAACATCCCTACTGTTTCTCAAAAAGAGAAGAAACATCGTTTGAAACATGGCAAAACTGGCAGTGCCGGGAGCAGCAACAGTAGCAAATCCGGAGAGGGCAAGCCG comes from Hemibagrus wyckioides isolate EC202008001 linkage group LG02, SWU_Hwy_1.0, whole genome shotgun sequence and encodes:
- the gjc1 gene encoding gap junction gamma-1 protein; translation: MSWSFLTRLLEEIQNHSTPVGKLWLTTLVVFRIVLTAVGGESIYYDEQSKFVCNSGQPGCENVCYDAFAPLSHVRFWVFQIIFSAMPSLLYMGYAANKISRTKEMPGTERDGDSTEGGYTQRRPRKLYFGARQHRAGHENSGEEREEDPMIYEVPEIDSTRRELVPPRPKPKERHDGRRRIQDDGLMRVYVLQLLTRSALEAAFLAGQYLLYGFHVAPIFVCSGEPCPHRVDCFVSRPTEKTIFLRIMYGVSCLCLLLNVWEMIHLGVGTIKDALQKRHTATAEEEYQLGLLRAGDMSDRVSGPALSEGEMVDDVGSRVREADYVGYPFSWSTPSAPPGYNIVMKPEALPYTDLSNAKMACKQNRDNIAQEEQQQFGSNEDNFPSASDARPPPINEDAVQLEAAIQAYALQHNAGNSRNEMQDNHNNDDKPQSNIPTVSQKEKKHRLKHGKTGSAGSSNSSKSGEGKPSVWI